The following proteins are encoded in a genomic region of Maribacter hydrothermalis:
- a CDS encoding DoxX family protein, translating into MKSPLLKDIGLVFFRIAISGMMLTHGLPKFQKLISGDFQFGDPIGIGATPSLFLAVIGEFICPILVIIGFKTRLSAIPTAITMAVAAFIAHGADDFGTKEKALLYLVSFITIILVGPGKFSVDRK; encoded by the coding sequence GAGCCCCCTTTTAAAAGATATTGGTTTAGTTTTTTTTAGAATAGCCATATCTGGAATGATGTTGACACATGGTCTACCTAAATTTCAAAAATTAATATCCGGAGATTTCCAATTTGGTGACCCAATTGGTATTGGAGCTACACCCTCTCTATTTTTAGCAGTTATTGGAGAGTTTATTTGTCCAATTTTAGTAATTATTGGATTTAAAACTAGATTATCTGCAATACCAACAGCAATAACAATGGCCGTTGCGGCATTTATAGCACATGGTGCCGATGATTTTGGAACTAAAGAAAAAGCACTTCTTTATTTAGTCTCTTTTATTACTATAATTTTGGTTGGCCCAGGGAAGTTTAGTGTTGATAGAAAATAA
- a CDS encoding glycosyltransferase family 2 protein: MKIAVVILNWNGEVLLERYLPYVVKYSVDADIYVADNASTDSSIDYITKNHPSVKIIKNTENGGFAKGYNDALVNVDADIFCLLNSDVKVTSNWLVPIIEAFNRIPDAAIIQPKILDLLKKDHFEYAGAAGGFIDQLGYPFCRGRVFQTLERDNGQYNDIKEIFWATGACMFVKKNVFEELNGFDSDYFAHQEEVDFCWRAKNHGYKIMYVGTSTVYHLGGSTLSNMNPKKTYLNFRNSLFSITKNLPRRKAFTIIFLRLLLDGIAAIRFLFQLRFKHFFAIFRAHLSFYRQFRKMYKKREKTQFIRKYYATKSIVWSYFVNRISNFNILVKD; the protein is encoded by the coding sequence TTGAAGATAGCCGTCGTCATATTAAATTGGAATGGTGAAGTACTTTTAGAAAGATACTTGCCTTATGTTGTTAAATATTCTGTTGATGCAGATATATATGTAGCCGATAATGCCTCAACGGACAGTTCTATTGATTATATAACCAAAAATCATCCATCAGTTAAAATTATTAAAAATACGGAGAACGGTGGATTTGCCAAAGGTTATAACGATGCTTTGGTCAACGTAGATGCTGATATATTTTGCTTATTAAATTCAGATGTTAAAGTTACGTCCAATTGGCTGGTCCCCATCATTGAAGCCTTTAATAGGATACCCGATGCCGCAATTATACAACCTAAAATTTTGGACCTACTTAAAAAAGACCATTTTGAGTATGCCGGAGCAGCAGGTGGATTCATTGATCAATTAGGATATCCGTTCTGTAGAGGAAGGGTTTTTCAAACTTTAGAACGTGATAATGGGCAGTATAATGATATTAAAGAAATATTTTGGGCTACAGGCGCATGTATGTTCGTTAAGAAAAATGTATTCGAAGAACTAAATGGTTTTGATTCTGACTATTTTGCCCATCAAGAAGAAGTAGATTTTTGCTGGCGTGCAAAAAATCACGGGTATAAGATAATGTATGTAGGAACCTCTACCGTATACCATTTGGGAGGGTCTACTCTGAGTAATATGAATCCAAAAAAAACCTATTTAAATTTTAGGAACTCATTATTTTCAATAACCAAAAATCTTCCTAGAAGAAAAGCCTTTACCATTATCTTCCTTAGATTACTATTAGATGGTATTGCAGCAATACGTTTTCTTTTTCAGTTAAGATTTAAGCACTTTTTCGCTATTTTTAGAGCTCACCTAAGCTTTTACAGACAATTTAGAAAAATGTATAAAAAGCGAGAAAAAACTCAATTTATTAGAAAATATTACGCTACGAAGTCCATTGTATGGTCTTACTTCGTAAATAGAATAAGCAATTTTAACATTTTAGTAAAAGATTAA
- a CDS encoding type I restriction enzyme HsdR N-terminal domain-containing protein: protein MQPLNFPNYTFRVKNNENRTLIFDDIRKKFVVLTPEEWVRQHAVQFLIEDKGYPLSHINVEKQITLNGLKKRYDIVVFKPDGELDILVECKAPSVTISQSTFDQIAQYNFKLNANYLMVTNGLSHFYCKTDLVAEKYEFMQEIPDFSR from the coding sequence ATGCAGCCACTAAATTTTCCTAACTACACTTTCAGGGTCAAAAATAACGAAAATAGAACCTTAATTTTTGACGATATACGTAAAAAGTTTGTGGTTCTTACTCCAGAGGAATGGGTAAGGCAACATGCAGTTCAATTTCTTATAGAAGATAAAGGGTATCCTTTAAGCCATATTAATGTAGAAAAACAAATAACGTTAAACGGTTTAAAGAAAAGATATGACATAGTAGTTTTTAAACCAGATGGGGAATTAGATATTCTCGTGGAGTGCAAAGCACCTTCCGTAACAATAAGTCAAAGTACTTTTGACCAAATAGCCCAGTATAATTTTAAGTTAAATGCAAATTATTTAATGGTGACCAATGGGCTTTCCCATTTTTATTGTAAAACGGACCTAGTCGCGGAAAAATATGAATTTATGCAAGAAATTCCTGATTTTAGCCGTTAA
- a CDS encoding OmpA family protein, producing the protein MKKVLLGCLGVTLLLSSCVSSKKYADLEAKHKTAQDLLNSATVKLNDCLEEKATASSRLQTLEDQNAFLKANNQDLINNMGNLTTLTTKGAENLEKSLESLQEKDLTIRKLNDAITRRDSVNLSLVQSLKGVLGNLDDEDIEISVEKGVVFVSISDKLLFSSGSYNVTSRAKEVLGKVAKVVNNKPDFEFMVEGHTDNVPYRGNGSLLDNWDLSVKRATAVVRILQNDFNVDPKRMTAAGRSEYIPVSSTEKSKNRRTRIVVLPKIDQFYSMIEEGMKDPSINK; encoded by the coding sequence ATGAAAAAAGTATTATTAGGATGTCTTGGAGTAACGCTTTTATTGTCTTCGTGTGTTTCATCGAAGAAATATGCCGACCTTGAGGCAAAACACAAAACGGCACAAGATTTATTAAATTCTGCTACAGTTAAATTAAATGACTGTTTAGAGGAAAAAGCGACAGCTTCTTCTAGATTACAGACTTTGGAAGATCAAAATGCTTTCTTAAAAGCGAACAATCAAGATTTGATAAATAATATGGGCAACTTAACTACTTTGACCACCAAAGGAGCTGAGAACTTAGAAAAATCTTTAGAAAGTTTACAAGAAAAAGATCTAACTATTCGTAAGTTAAATGACGCTATAACACGAAGAGATTCTGTGAACTTATCTTTAGTACAAAGCTTAAAAGGTGTTTTAGGAAACTTGGATGACGAGGATATCGAAATCAGTGTTGAAAAAGGTGTTGTATTCGTATCTATTTCTGATAAATTATTATTTAGCAGTGGTAGCTATAATGTAACTAGTAGAGCTAAAGAGGTTTTAGGTAAAGTGGCAAAAGTAGTTAACAACAAACCAGATTTTGAATTTATGGTTGAAGGCCATACAGATAACGTACCTTACAGAGGAAATGGATCATTGCTGGACAACTGGGATTTAAGTGTTAAACGTGCTACTGCGGTTGTGCGTATTTTACAAAATGATTTCAATGTTGATCCTAAGCGTATGACCGCTGCTGGTAGATCAGAATATATACCTGTTTCTTCAACTGAAAAATCTAAAAATAGAAGAACTCGTATTGTTGTTCTTCCAAAAATTGATCAATTCTATAGTATGATTGAAGAAGGAATGAAAGATCCTTCTATCAACAAATAA
- the holA gene encoding DNA polymerase III subunit delta, translating into MDEAVQIVNTIKKGQISPIYFLYGEEAYFIDKISDFIAKNILTEEEKGFNQMVLYGKDVTIEDIVGNAKRYPMMAEKQVVIVKEAQHLSRTIENLCAYADNPQQTTVLVICYKYKKLDKRKKLHKIVKKNGVIFESKKLYENQVSDWLRKHLLARGYSISHKASLLLVEYLGTDLSKISKELDKLKLALPQQTEITPQHIEEHIGISKDYNNFELKRAIGEKDIVKATKIINYFAQNPKDNPFILTVTLLHSFFTQLLQYHGLSDHSPKNVASALRINPYFVNEVQTAARNYPMKKVSGIISSLREMDLKGKGVGAVAMSDADLLKELLYKIV; encoded by the coding sequence ATGGATGAAGCTGTACAAATAGTCAATACAATTAAGAAAGGGCAAATTAGCCCAATCTATTTTCTTTATGGTGAAGAAGCTTATTTTATTGATAAGATTTCTGATTTTATTGCAAAGAATATATTGACTGAAGAAGAGAAGGGTTTTAACCAAATGGTGCTGTATGGTAAAGATGTTACAATAGAAGATATTGTCGGAAATGCTAAACGTTACCCGATGATGGCAGAAAAACAAGTTGTTATCGTAAAAGAAGCCCAACACTTATCTAGAACTATTGAAAATTTGTGCGCTTATGCAGATAATCCGCAACAGACTACTGTACTTGTAATCTGTTATAAGTATAAGAAGCTAGACAAGCGTAAAAAGCTTCATAAAATAGTAAAGAAGAACGGAGTAATTTTTGAAAGTAAAAAGCTTTATGAAAATCAAGTAAGTGATTGGCTTAGAAAACATTTACTGGCAAGAGGGTATTCAATTTCTCACAAAGCTTCTTTGCTTTTGGTTGAATATTTAGGTACGGATTTAAGTAAAATAAGTAAAGAGTTAGATAAATTAAAGCTTGCGCTACCCCAACAGACCGAAATTACACCGCAGCATATAGAGGAGCATATAGGTATCAGTAAAGATTACAATAACTTTGAGTTAAAAAGGGCAATTGGTGAAAAAGATATTGTTAAGGCTACAAAAATTATAAATTATTTTGCGCAAAATCCAAAAGACAACCCATTTATTTTAACGGTTACCTTATTACATAGTTTTTTTACGCAATTATTGCAGTACCATGGTTTAAGCGACCATTCTCCTAAAAATGTGGCCAGCGCATTACGTATTAATCCATATTTTGTAAATGAAGTACAAACGGCTGCCAGAAATTATCCTATGAAAAAAGTAAGTGGAATTATATCTAGCTTACGCGAAATGGATTTAAAAGGAAAAGGTGTTGGCGCAGTTGCTATGAGTGATGCCGATTTACTTAAAGAACTACTTTATAAAATAGTTTAA
- a CDS encoding L-threonylcarbamoyladenylate synthase yields MAEFIKIYEENPNPKEIKRVVDILRKGGLVIYPTDTVYGLGCDITNTKALEKIARIKGIKLAKANWSFICTDLSNLSDYVRQIDTATFKILKRALPGPYTFILPGNNSLPKEFKKKKTVGIRVPDNSIVKALVEGLGNPIVSTSIRDDDDVLEYTTDPELIYEKWDNLVDVVIDGGYGGNIGSTIIDVSTGYPEVIREGKGSLDIL; encoded by the coding sequence ATGGCGGAGTTTATAAAAATATACGAAGAAAATCCTAATCCAAAAGAAATTAAAAGGGTAGTGGATATTTTGCGAAAAGGGGGTTTAGTTATTTACCCTACTGATACGGTTTATGGCTTGGGTTGTGATATTACAAATACTAAGGCGCTTGAGAAAATTGCGCGTATTAAGGGAATTAAGTTAGCTAAGGCAAATTGGTCTTTTATTTGTACGGATTTAAGCAATCTGTCTGACTACGTTCGTCAAATAGATACCGCAACCTTCAAAATATTGAAAAGAGCATTGCCAGGGCCCTATACCTTTATTCTACCTGGTAATAATAGTCTTCCAAAAGAATTTAAGAAGAAAAAAACTGTGGGTATTCGTGTTCCCGATAATAGTATAGTAAAGGCTCTAGTTGAAGGTTTAGGAAATCCGATTGTTTCAACATCTATTAGAGATGATGATGATGTTTTAGAATATACTACAGATCCAGAACTTATCTATGAGAAATGGGATAATTTGGTTGATGTTGTTATTGATGGTGGTTATGGGGGTAATATTGGTTCTACAATTATTGATGTCTCCACAGGGTACCCAGAGGTAATTAGAGAAGGAAAAGGAAGTTTAGATATACTTTAA
- a CDS encoding alpha/beta hydrolase: MKKASIIVFIGCALFFTSCTEDNNTTIEFETDEAISLNNLSYGDNAKQIYDIYLPKNRTQDTKVILLIHGGGWTSGDKIDMNGFKDFIKTELPNIAVVNMNYRFANNTTSPYPMQINDISSLINLLKEKRSAYQISNSIGLIGVSAGGHLGLLWSYAHDNEQQVKMVCSIVGPTNLLDDAYQNSTDPVINDLIGLFGNDEQNLQNASPLYQLNANSPPTILFYGGQDPLIPNAQGVALNTRLTELDVIHEFTFYQNEGHGWVGLNLLDTSIKLKSFIENNLN, encoded by the coding sequence ATGAAAAAAGCTAGCATTATTGTTTTTATTGGATGTGCTCTGTTTTTTACCTCCTGTACAGAAGATAACAATACTACAATAGAATTTGAAACAGATGAGGCCATTTCCCTAAATAATTTATCATACGGTGATAATGCAAAACAAATTTATGACATATACTTACCAAAAAACAGAACACAAGATACCAAAGTTATATTGTTAATACATGGTGGCGGTTGGACCTCGGGTGATAAAATAGATATGAATGGCTTTAAAGATTTTATTAAAACAGAACTGCCAAATATTGCTGTAGTAAATATGAATTATAGGTTTGCCAATAATACAACATCGCCATATCCAATGCAAATTAATGATATTTCAAGTTTAATAAATTTACTTAAAGAAAAGCGTTCAGCGTATCAAATTTCAAATTCAATTGGTTTAATTGGCGTAAGCGCAGGTGGACATTTAGGACTTTTATGGAGCTATGCGCATGACAATGAACAACAAGTTAAAATGGTTTGCAGCATTGTAGGACCAACAAATTTATTGGATGATGCCTATCAAAACAGTACTGATCCGGTTATAAATGATTTAATTGGTTTGTTTGGTAACGATGAACAAAATTTACAAAATGCTAGTCCATTATACCAATTAAATGCAAATTCGCCACCAACCATATTATTTTATGGAGGTCAAGACCCATTAATTCCCAACGCTCAAGGAGTAGCACTAAACACTAGATTGACCGAGTTAGATGTAATTCATGAATTTACATTTTACCAAAATGAAGGTCATGGGTGGGTAGGACTTAACCTTCTTGATACTTCTATAAAACTAAAATCATTTATAGAAAATAATTTAAATTAA